One genomic window of Quercus lobata isolate SW786 chromosome 9, ValleyOak3.0 Primary Assembly, whole genome shotgun sequence includes the following:
- the LOC115960598 gene encoding 8-hydroxygeraniol oxidoreductase-like yields the protein MSKRDLLIINCKAAVCWGNGEPVKVEEIQVEPPKSSEVRVKILCASVCHTDLIFIKGFPTPLFPRVLGHEGVGVVESVGEEVTDLKEGDLVIPTSLGECEDCENCLSGKTNLCLKYPVPSSGLMPDETSRMSIRGQRLYHAFTCSTWSEYMVVDTNYVVKLDPTISHPHASFLSCGFSTGFGAAWKDAKVESGSTVAILGLGAVGLGAIQGARVQGAAKIIGIDTNERKKTKGIAFGMTDFINPNDNNKSISQLIKELTGGLGVDYCFECTGVPPLINEALQATKMGKGQTLVIGAGNDQTVQVNFHSLLFGGTLKGSILGGLKFKTDLPFIIEKCKNKEIQLDELLTHEVLVEDIDKAFENLKQPDCVKVLIKF from the exons ATGTCGAAGAGGGACTTACTAATCATTAATTGCAAAG CGGCGGTGTGTTGGGGAAATGGGGAACCGGTGAAGGTGGAAGAGATACAAGTAGAGCCACCAAAATCATCTGAAGTTCGCGTCAAGATCCTATGTGCTAGTGTGTGTCACACAGACCTCATATTCATCAAAGGGTTCCCAACT CCTCTTTTTCCTCGGGTTCTAGGACACGAAGGTGTTGG TGTGGTAGAGAGCGTTGGCGAGGAAGTAACAGATCTAAAAGAAGGAGATCTTGTGATTCCAACATCACTAGGGGAGTGTGAAGACTGTGAGAATTGTTTGTCAGGAAAGACCAATTTATGCCTCAAATACCCTGTACCCTCAAGTGGTCTTATGCCTGATGAAACTTCAAGGATGTCTATTAGAGGCCAGAGGTTGTATCACGCTTTTACTTGCTCTACATGGTCCGAGTACATGGTTGTTGACACTAATTACGTTGTCAAGCTTGATCCAACTATATCTCATCCACATGCTAGCTTCCTCTCATGTGGATTTTCTACTGGATTTGGGGCTGCATGGAAGGATGCTAAGGTTGAAAGCGGATCAACTGTGGCTATTCTTGGTCTTGGTGCTGTGGGCTTAGgg GCCATACAGGGGGCGAGAGTGCAAGGGGCAGCAAAGATAATTGGCATTGACacaaatgagaggaaaaaaacaaagggaaTAGCTTTTGGAATGACTGATTTTATAAACCCTAACGataataataaatctatttcCCAGCTAATCAAAGAGTTAACAGGTGGATTGGGTGTGGATTATTGCTTTGAGTGCACTGGGGTTCCTCCCTTGATCAATGAAGCCCTCCAAGCCACAAAAATG GGAAAAGGACAAACATTAGTAATTGGGGCAGGAAATGATCAGACTGTCCAGGTCAATTTCCATTCTCTCTTGTTTGGTGGAACTTTGAAGGGTAGCATTCTTGGAGGGCTCAAATTCAAAACTGACCTTCCTTTTATAATAGAGAAATGCAAAAATAAG
- the LOC115961378 gene encoding uncharacterized protein LOC115961378, producing MAVYSRNEALMCKVFPSRLGPVAKRWFNGLKMNFIDSYRQLTQAFSSRFVTNRRAPRPLSALLSLSMHDGETLKAYLDRYWETYNEMEENFDNGLPADHGLRKSLTGKPATSMHQRIEEYKRVEEDHNCPKRDFAGQLGTTNAQTVNAIFREPVHLVLEKIKNEPYFRWPNKMVGEPSKCYQNLYCQYHQDHGYTTENCKNLWNHLNQLVREGRLKHLLHHSRGH from the exons ATGGCTGTCTATTCTAGGAACGAGGCGCTGATGTGCAAGGTCTTCCCGTCCCGTTTGGGACCAGTGGCGAAGAGGTGGTTTAATGGTCTGAAGATGAACTTCATCGACTCGTATAGGCAGCTGACCCAAGCTTTTAGCTCCCGCTTCGTTACGAACCGCAGAGCCCCTCGGCCTTTGAGCGCTTTGTTGTCGTTATCCATGCATGATGGAGAAACCTTAAAGGCCTACTTGGACAGATATTGGGAAACGTACAATGAAATGGAAGAGAACTTTGACAACGGCCTCCCAGCCGATCACGGGCTACGGAAGTCTCTGACTGGCAAGCCCGCCACGAGTATGCATCAACGGATCGAAGAGTACAAgcgagtggaggaagatca CAACTGCCCGAAGAGGGACTTTGCAGGGCAACTCGGAACAACCAATGCACAGACTGTCAACGCCATATTTCGAGAACCAGTGCATCTGGttttggagaaaatcaagaatgagcCATACTTTAGGTGGCCGAATAAGATGGTGGGAGAACCCTCGAAGTGCTATCAGAAcctttattgccaataccaccaagACCATGGCTACACTACGGAGAACTGCAAGAACCTCTGGAACCACCTAAACCAGCTAGTTCGGGAAGGGAGGCTGAAGCACCTTCTGCATCATTCCCGTGGTCATTAA